The Haliaeetus albicilla chromosome 4, bHalAlb1.1, whole genome shotgun sequence genomic sequence TTCCTTTAATCTTTGTAAAATTACCGTTAAGACATCAGTTCCAGTGCTTTTCAGTCTGGACATAGAACAACTCAGTGAGTTCTCCCAGACCAATGGCAAACCTTGCAGAGTATAAAACTTCCATGGTATAAACTCCAGACTTATGAAATGCATCTGGTTTCATTCTTAATACTGTAGGTATGGAAAGCTGAGGTGTCACTATATTCACTTGTCTTcactttaatttccttttgacCACCAAATCTTCCAGTGCTTTACAGTGAAAAGCTCTATGTGGGGTTGACAAGTGCAGCCAGTGTGGCAGAGGGTACCGTCTTATGAGAGTGTGAGAGCAATTAGAGAAATTGGAATAACAAAGACTTACTTTCCTTCTCAGGTGGTCGAGGGCTGGAGAACGTTCAGCAGCCCACAGGCAGTGTCTGCACTGGCTGTACGATCGTCTGTTAGTTTCTCAAGGGACATGCAGGCAAGATCTGAAGGCAATCAAAGCTGAGTCTCTGTTGGTGTCTATGAGCTATGGATCAGCTCTCAAAGCCTCTGTCAGTCTGAGCAAAATCTAGAAGGCTTTATCCTACCTCTATCAGCTGATGTCAATATAACAGTCTTCCGCATAAGTGATAAAGAAGTTACCCATGGAGAAGAACTTTCAGGGAGCCTTTTGGTTTTGCTAATGCCATGCTGCgagagctggggtggggggagaacaTGCTGCTTTGAATTTAGTCCAGTTTTCTTTTATCTGAAGGGATATCATTaactttcttctgtcttctgaGTGTCCAGGAAACAAGGGATCAGGAATAGTTCCTCGGTGCCTAGGATGCTGTTTAGACTGTTTTCAGCGTACAGGCATGTGATGATGCTGGatgatttacattttaaatgaaaatgcatcTTGTAATTATCAAAATTTCACTCAAAGAGAAATTGTTGTTCTCCCAGTTGTCTGGGAACAGAGCTGACTTGATTGCTGGGAGTGAAAGTGGTCTGAAAATAGTCATCTAACAGAAGCtctttaatttcctcttttcttaaATAGCACATATCTGTTTGCTGTGCAGATTAAATTGGATACAaccccctccctctgccccaagGTGCTTGGCATCTGGAACTTTCTGGTTGTATAAGTCAAAGTTTAGTCCTTATATGGTGAAAAGTCCTTCTCCATCTTGCCTCCCCCTCAAGTTTCAAGAGGTTTTGTATTCTTGGGGGTTCAACTGTAACATTTGTCCTTTCTAAAAAGAGGTATATGTATGTGTCCATATGCTTTTTCTATCTGCTCTGCAAGCCCTCTCTAAAAGTCTTCTCAAACTTCTTCACTCTGGTTAAtcaggggataaaaaaaaagttttcctgatCAGAGACATTGTGACCTccgttgctgctgctgcaaccaGAAGCTTTCATAGAGCTGCAGACTAAATCTGTGGCTTCTTCCCAGTGCTGTGTGGTGTCTGGGTCATCTTCCCATGAAGAAGACCTGTATAATTCCCGGGGATGTGGAAGGCAGCGGCAGTAGGGAAGCAGGCAACACGCCAGAAACACTTACTGTCTCATTTTTCACACCTTCTCCATTTTGTTCCGCCCTGGTTTTGGTCTGAGGCAAAGGCTTCACCTTTCGTCACCTCTCCATGCGCCACGGCACTGCTCACCACCATGGCTTGTAGTACCCAGTAATTCATGGCAGGGTCCTTATCAGCAAATGGCAGGAGCTGGTctctagaggaagggaaggatgcTTTGTTCTTTCAAGAGCATGTTGTCCTTGGTCTGCGTGGTCATGCCTGTTGTTTCCTTAGCACAGATGAAACAACAACTTTCTGTTTTGAATATGCCAGTAACTGAAGAGTCTCTTGGGTTTGGTAATTTGAAATTGGAGGCCTTCTGCAAAGTATTGAATTTCAGGTTGAATTCCAGTTGCTCTTTAGAAATTTAGTGGCGTTTCCTAACCTGACACTTCAGTTACAGTCTCCAGTCCAAAGAATGTGGTGAAAAACTCAGACCTCCTCAGAAGCCCAGAACTCGGGACACTTCCAGTCTGAAAATGTAGAATGGGTTCCACTGCTTAAATctactgaaagcagaggtttCCCAAGCATGCTTTTTTCAACCTCCTGCCCCAAAGAGAAATAAACTGTCCTTTTCTTGTTGGTTGCACCTGGCCCTTTAGCAGTAGGCAGGTGGTACCTGTGGAGATGCATTACCTGTGAGTGGGGGCAATGCTGCACCCAGCTCAGACTTGCCTTTTCTCTCACCAGCACATGCCCGAGCCTGTTCTCTCCACAgactctcccttctctcctttcctaTCCTGCCCACCCCTAGTTTCTACCTCTTCCCTAGCTCCCGTCTCTGTTTGGGTTGAGTACCCTCAACCCAAACACGCTTCTGACATGGACAGTGGATGAAACCAATTTTGCTGTAACGTGAATCTGCTAGAGTGTATAATGTATCTGTGGAGAGATAGGAGAAATATTTACCAACTTCATTACAGACTTAATGAGCCAGGATTCAGAGGTGGAATAGCAAACATCTCTGTTCTCTGGATGCCACAAAGCAAagccagagctctgcagaggaaCTTTCATGTCattaaaccattttcttttcaagccCCACTCAACATTACTACAATCCTGCTGGCAGCATTTCCTAGTAGCTAGTCTAAGAGGAAAATCTTTAAACTCTGCAGTTGGTTcaataattaaaattactgtTGGACTGGCTACAATGCTGTGGCTCAGCAGTTAGGAGGCAGTTTTACATATTCAGGTTCTGGTGGAATATTAACTGGTCCCAGCATGCAAGAGGCAGATGGTTCCTTTTCTAGAGATGAAGTCGAAAGCTAGATGTTACCTAAACTACCGCAGCGAGTTGGTGGTGAAGCATGCTGGAAAACAATGAGGACCTTGGGGCTCCAAATGCCAAGTTCTTTCCATTCAAGTGGTTTGAACGGTCTCATTTCTTGTGTTTCATTaccgcagcagcagcaccatTGATTGCAGAGAAACCACTGTAGAAGTAGGTCAAACAGCGTATCAGAAGGTTTCCTTGACCTGAGGCAGCATGGTCTTGGCTCTGGTTGCAGAAAAGTTAGGCATAGCACAACAGACTCTGTTCTTGAGAATCTCCAGTTCAGTTTAAATCCTCTGCATTGTGGTCCTCTGGCATGGCTGTAGCCACAGAAGAATATTAGTGGCCTCCCCATGGCACAGACAGCAGTTAAGAACTGGGAAGCAGGAAGGGGAGACCCTGCTACGGATGAGCATGTCCAAGAGCTGGGAGAGAGCGTCTTCATCTGCAGTGAACAAGCAGAATGGGTGTACAGAAGAGGCTCTGGCTTTTGACTGGGCAAAGTTTCAATCGGCGTTTTTGATCACGTTCCCAATGCTGAAATCTAAGTTGGCTGGTCAAAAATGCCCACCCTTTTTTTGGAATACGCACCCACATCCACCCCTCTCGAAGCAGTGCTTGGGTGGGATGGCACACACATGGTGTGACACTAGCCAGTAATGTGGCCCTGGCAAGGTTCCTGTTTGGCGCCGTGTCTGCTTGTAACCCCAAGGCACAGCTTGTTCCTAGCACAGTCTCTGTGTTTGTGCGCAGCTCTAACTGGCACGCAAACTCTTTCCTGGGGTGCACCATGGCTCAACAGGTTCTTTTTCTAGTATCTCATAGTAACAATGGGGAATGAATCCAGTGACCATCAAGGCCCACACCTGGGCAGTTGTGTCTGTTGTGTCTTAGAAGTGCATTGCCTTTATGGGTCTTTGCCTTAAAGTATTTGCGGTGTGAGTGATGCTTACCCGACTCCATCTGTCACCTGAAGAGTCAGTGTGAACCCCAGTGTGCAACCTTGTGATTGGGTGCTGTCCTGCAATCTGACAGCCTAACGACCAGAACCAGTTTTATCCTCTTCCTTATTAAATCTAAGCCCCGGTACTTTGCATGCTCCCATATCTTTCCCTGAGTGCTTGTCATTTGGGAAGTTCTCAGAATGACCCTGTGCCACATAATTCAAGTAGAACTGCAATTTGAAGGTTAATGGAGGAATTTCACACATGGGATCTTCAAAATGAATATGGTTAGACACATCTCTGCCTTGTGAACAGTCAGCAATGGGTAAGCTTGTTTGAAGGCAAGTTTCCCTCCCAACTCCCATGGACAGCCTTTAAGCACTTAAAACCCAGGTGTACCTCTGAGCTTTACTAGAAGTGGCTCTGTTGTGGGGTAGTTGTGGTAGAGTGATAAGATAGGTTGCCTGTATCTGGAAACCAAGACTAGCAAGTGGCTCCAGTTAGCTAAGTGCTGAGGTGTCACGTCTAGCTCCTCCCTGTAATTCCTTATGGTGTTTTCAGTACTGAGGTCAGGccataatttttcaaaaagtcCATTActttctgtgctgaaaatgaAGCCTCAGCTTCAGGGGGATCTGACAGGGGACACCAAATGTCCACAGCCACTTGCTTGTTTCGTTAGCTGGGCTCAGGCTTGGCATGAGTCAAAGCAACATGGGAGCTCTTCTGGTGCATACCAAACACCAGAGATCCCAGGAGCTTGCTGGGACAGACCTGGGCTGTCCCAAGGGTCTGCTGTGAGCCCAGGAGGCTTCCGTTGGATGCTTTGGCCTGCAGGGTGGTAGTGTCGGACAGGTCCACACAGGTGGATTCCCATTCCATGCTGGGGAATCGTCCCCTCCAGTTTGTAAGTGCTCTCAGTTGCTGCTGACACACAAAGGTGCTGGGTCCAGTGCTAAGGAAATAGTCGACTCACCAGCTTTAAACGGATAACTAATAGCtaaaagtgaacaaaataaCTAGATTCTGCCTTTGGCTGTGGAGGTACCAGGAATTCAGTGCTCCCTTTTAGTTGCAGTCCTGGGAAAAAGGCAGTGCAGCCCATCTCTTATCAGAGAACTACTGCTAAATGGAGAAAAGCTGACAGCAAATATTTACTCTCAGATCAATTCTGTTTAAAGTGCAATGTTTGTAGCAGAGCTTGGACACAGGAAGGTCAGGTGTAGGATCAAGGCTGCATTTATATAAAGACAGAGGAATATGCACTGGAAATCCTTgcttagaaagggaaaaagaccAGAGGATTTTGCAAGGCACACCATGAGGATCTTAATTTTTGTCCTCACACTGGGTGTTTTCTCATGTTCAGGTAAGTTGCTCAGAATGGAGCCACGTCCTCTTTCTTATGGTGTTTTAGGGAGGAAAAGTACAGGACCACGATGAACTTCTAATGGAACTGTGCCTCTGTCTCAGGGTTTCCAGTGTACGACTATGAACTCCCTGTCACAGAAGAGGCTCTCAATGCTTCCATTGCAAGGATCAATTCTCAGTCATGGGGGACAAACCTGTACGGTGTTGTCAGGAGCCATGTCACAAGAGTAAGTGCGCAGACAATGGGGAACCTTTACCTGAAATACACTTCGCTGTGGTGGAAAGCTCTTTTTCACCCAACCCTGGAAACCTAGACTTAGTTGGAGTTTTCTGATGCTGCTTGGAAGAGGGTGGGTTTGGGGCATTATCTGAAGTGATGGCTTTAGGAACCTAAATATTGTTTGTATGTTggtttgtaattaaaaatactttaggAGTTCAAATTTTCCACCCCTAGTATAGAAGTCTTTGAGGGATGTCTTGTAAGATTTTGTTCAAAACCAGTGTTCTTAAATACCTCCAGCTAACTGCTTTGCTTTGGGCATAAAGTAATCTGGTTCATCTGAAGGTCTCAGCTGATAAGTGTCCACACTGCTAATTATATATCACCACAAACACATTCAGGATTCTTTCTCCAATATATATTTAAGTCGTCTGTCTCTACGCACTAATTCTGGTTTAAATCTGCTAATGTATAAATGCAGGCAGGAAACCCAtatctgttttaatttgtgttgCTAAGAATTATATTGGATTCCCAGAGTCAAGGAGTTAAAACTTCCTAATTTAAAGTTAGCATGTCCATGTTCCTGAACATCCTCAGAACCATTCTGTTTCTATAGATGGCATGTATCAATTCTTCTGCAGGAATGAATGATAGGATGATTTTTGGGTTGATctcatttgggggaaaaaaaacccaaaagtacTTGAAAGCAGTGgggatttgttttttgttggtttttttggttgttgttgttgttttgggggttggaGCTGACAAGGAGCAACTCTATAAACTGCATTAATTCAATTGCTTGCAGTCGTGTGATTTACTTTCCAAGTCATGTGTTTGCAATAGACTTCCCAGCAGTCTAGATATCCAAAGCAGAGCTGTTAGCTCCCTGGTTCCCACAGAAGAGGGGGTAACATGCAGGGGTAATGCTATACTTATCTACCTTTGACAGCTATAGCCCCCCAAACTGACTCTGAGCAGTAGGAGGATCCCACAGTGGCTGTGGGGTTTTAAGTAAAACCCCTATGGAAAGCTGTTCTGTGTTGCTGTTACCAAATCTGCCCAAGAGAATAACTCCTGAGCACAATAAAATAGCCTTTCTCACACACAGTAATCTGCTCTAAATCGGGCACTGACCCAAAATGCCCTTATGTCTTGCTTCTGCTTGACAAAGAAGCAAGGTTGCCACACAGTGGGCATGGAAGAATGACAGGCACTAATTATATGTTGTGTTGACCTTCCTTTTACCAGGTTGACTGGTGGAACAGTGATACCTATAGACTAGACCTGCAGTTCAGCATTCGTGAAACTGTGTGCACAAAAGCCTCAGGGAGGGACCCGTTCACATGCGACTTCAAAATTGGGCCTTTCGTGGTGAGTGCCTCTGGGGTGAATGTGACCCCCCCCTCCTCAGTGCAGGATGGGCGTGTTGAAACACTATTAGTCCTGAAGAATGAAGAATGACtggctttctgaaaacaaatccaAACCCAAGCCAATACAACCTGCAGCATGGAGTGGGTGTTAGGTGGGAAGTATCAGTGCTGGGAAACTCTTCTGCCTGGTCAGTGGGGAATAGAGGAGCTGCTGTGAGCTGAAAAGAGGATGCATGTCTTTGAGCATCATGTAGTAAAAGTGTCTGTGTGCTTTGGAGCCAAATCC encodes the following:
- the SPP2 gene encoding secreted phosphoprotein 24; amino-acid sequence: MHWKSLLRKGKRPEDFARHTMRILIFVLTLGVFSCSGFPVYDYELPVTEEALNASIARINSQSWGTNLYGVVRSHVTRVDWWNSDTYRLDLQFSIRETVCTKASGRDPFTCDFKIGPFVSTAFCRSVVEVSGELISNIIVQCHRGTSSSESMSSEEMMHVPIMNPNRRGSSRREGVLAPEAFPLRGRGGSRGDWHKPSYFGSDKVE